In Luteitalea sp. TBR-22, one genomic interval encodes:
- a CDS encoding N-6 DNA methylase yields the protein MSAPWLAGGRVAAHVLEQRLASLALHESREAAATRAMRRCERVWRAAADTLGPASGASAVWEWLLRPLAEELGWMPESGAAITVSGVRVRVAQARLGDAGQLLVATPWGASLDGLQRAATRLAARQGHAWVAVCNGVHWRWHDVARPYARDHVSLTLAHGAVDGRVWQTLWQCGQVAPARQGPASAQAWLDRLATESAAANARAAGALRREVSGVMDTLALHARGGHDAHLAQVFQWLFLLFADARMLVPSWHPAYARSYSLPRLLPSSGARAPAGIHDGVTAITALGSRGGRLGSLQVPALNGALFQQRLEARHGRRLPDRVVGRMIARLAGAGSHSGTPVDLSSLDVEHLGALYEHLMAPGSDAQPALLRKRTGAFYTPRAMADQLVARTLDPLVAEASADEILALRIVDPAMGSGALLASALRYLVRAVEAAWVREGRGGPLDVPREDREALPRRIAEQCLYGVDVNARAVQVARLSLWLLSLAPDRPLTWLDAHIRAGDSLVGVSPDRLLARPPVRAQTARPSRDEGQLTLFDLQHWHHEAATLGSQFRALAARPSLTADDVREKARRFSDLRDGDAVTRWRSRADAWCGAAMDDAQVTAAMWRAVDDALRESSPECRASARVMDLRDRWLAAASSGGCLHWALEFPEVFDDGRGGFDAVVANPPWEMLRGDLGSGDDRAAHRADVARLQRFVQRSGLYKEVTGHLNTYQLFVERMLQLVRPGGRIGCLLPGSMLADAGAAGLRRQVFDHAAIDRLAIVDNREGLFPIHRSMRIVAMTGSAGGRTDALLVEVDAPPRRRPDDATARASQAPPDPVAGVGAHLVSRDLLRAASGAAEAIPHLRTPADLSVLAHLVRWPRLADPPWGLRFGRELNATDDRHRLAPDGQGELIVVDGKHLRAFGVCPPADAPRATAASLARVLPARPWERWRVAYRDVSSPTNTRSLIAALLPPWHVSTHTLACLREPLPLAQQLYLCGMLNSLVADWFVRRYLGAHVTSRLIGRLPVPRPPATHPDRRMVVRLAGRLARNPADHVADVELQAVAVRLYGLSREAVDAVIADFPRLAPTTASRMRDASG from the coding sequence ATGAGCGCGCCCTGGTTGGCGGGCGGCAGGGTGGCCGCGCACGTGCTCGAGCAACGCCTGGCGAGCCTGGCGCTGCACGAGTCGCGCGAGGCCGCTGCCACGCGTGCCATGCGTCGCTGCGAGCGCGTGTGGCGCGCGGCCGCCGACACGCTCGGTCCGGCCAGTGGCGCCTCGGCGGTGTGGGAGTGGCTGCTGCGTCCCCTGGCCGAGGAACTCGGCTGGATGCCGGAGTCCGGCGCGGCGATCACGGTGTCGGGCGTACGGGTGCGCGTGGCGCAGGCACGACTTGGCGATGCCGGTCAGTTGCTCGTCGCGACGCCCTGGGGCGCCTCCCTCGACGGACTGCAGCGCGCCGCGACCCGGCTGGCCGCGCGGCAGGGACACGCGTGGGTGGCGGTGTGCAATGGCGTGCACTGGCGATGGCACGACGTCGCTCGCCCTTACGCGCGCGACCACGTCTCGCTCACCCTCGCGCACGGGGCCGTCGACGGCCGCGTATGGCAGACACTCTGGCAGTGCGGGCAGGTTGCGCCGGCGCGCCAGGGGCCGGCGTCGGCGCAGGCGTGGCTCGACAGGCTGGCCACCGAGAGTGCCGCCGCCAACGCCCGTGCCGCTGGTGCCCTGCGCCGGGAGGTGTCAGGGGTGATGGACACGCTGGCCCTTCACGCCCGGGGTGGCCACGACGCGCACCTCGCCCAGGTCTTCCAGTGGCTGTTCCTGCTGTTTGCCGATGCACGGATGCTGGTGCCGTCCTGGCACCCCGCTTACGCCCGCAGCTACAGCCTGCCGCGACTGCTGCCATCGTCCGGCGCCCGGGCACCGGCCGGCATCCACGACGGCGTGACCGCGATCACGGCGCTCGGGAGCCGAGGCGGCCGACTCGGGTCACTGCAGGTTCCGGCGCTCAACGGCGCCCTCTTCCAACAGCGCCTGGAAGCCCGGCACGGACGTCGCCTGCCGGATCGCGTGGTGGGCCGCATGATTGCGCGCCTCGCCGGCGCGGGCAGCCACTCGGGCACGCCCGTCGACCTGTCGTCGCTCGACGTCGAGCACCTCGGGGCGCTCTACGAACACCTGATGGCTCCCGGCAGCGATGCGCAGCCGGCGTTGCTGCGCAAGCGCACCGGCGCGTTCTACACGCCACGCGCGATGGCCGACCAGCTCGTGGCGCGCACCCTCGATCCCCTCGTCGCCGAGGCGAGCGCCGACGAGATCCTCGCGCTGCGGATCGTCGATCCGGCGATGGGCAGTGGCGCCCTCCTCGCCAGCGCTCTGCGCTACCTCGTGCGCGCCGTCGAGGCGGCCTGGGTGCGCGAGGGACGCGGCGGTCCGCTCGACGTGCCGCGCGAGGATCGCGAGGCGCTGCCGCGGCGCATCGCCGAGCAGTGCCTGTACGGCGTCGACGTCAACGCGCGCGCCGTGCAGGTCGCGCGCCTGTCGCTGTGGCTGCTGTCGCTGGCGCCCGACCGGCCGCTCACCTGGCTCGACGCGCACATCCGCGCCGGCGACAGCCTGGTCGGCGTGTCGCCCGACAGGTTGCTGGCGCGTCCGCCGGTGCGGGCACAGACGGCGCGGCCATCGCGTGACGAGGGACAGTTGACGCTGTTCGACCTGCAGCACTGGCACCACGAGGCCGCGACGCTCGGCTCGCAGTTCCGGGCTCTGGCCGCCCGACCGTCTCTGACGGCCGACGACGTGCGCGAGAAGGCCCGCCGCTTCTCCGACCTGCGCGACGGCGACGCGGTCACCCGCTGGCGGTCGCGCGCCGACGCGTGGTGCGGCGCGGCCATGGACGACGCGCAGGTCACCGCAGCCATGTGGCGGGCCGTCGACGATGCGCTGCGGGAGAGTAGCCCGGAGTGTCGCGCCTCGGCGCGAGTGATGGATCTGCGCGACCGCTGGCTCGCCGCGGCCTCCTCCGGCGGCTGCCTGCACTGGGCCCTCGAGTTCCCGGAGGTGTTCGACGATGGCAGGGGCGGCTTCGACGCGGTGGTGGCCAACCCACCGTGGGAGATGCTCCGCGGCGACCTCGGGTCGGGCGACGACCGCGCCGCCCACCGGGCCGACGTCGCGCGCCTGCAACGCTTCGTCCAGCGCAGTGGGCTCTACAAGGAGGTGACCGGGCACCTCAACACCTACCAGTTGTTCGTGGAGCGGATGCTGCAACTGGTGCGCCCGGGTGGACGGATCGGATGCCTGCTGCCGGGCAGCATGCTCGCCGACGCCGGCGCCGCCGGCCTGCGACGGCAGGTCTTCGACCACGCCGCCATCGACAGGCTCGCCATCGTCGACAACCGGGAGGGCCTGTTCCCGATTCATCGCTCGATGCGAATCGTGGCCATGACCGGCAGCGCGGGTGGTCGCACCGACGCGCTGCTCGTGGAGGTCGACGCCCCGCCGCGGCGCCGGCCCGACGACGCGACGGCCCGTGCATCTCAGGCACCGCCGGACCCGGTCGCGGGTGTCGGCGCCCACCTGGTGTCGCGCGACCTGCTGCGCGCGGCGAGCGGCGCGGCCGAGGCCATCCCCCACCTCCGCACGCCGGCCGATCTCTCGGTGCTCGCGCACCTGGTGCGATGGCCGCGCCTCGCCGATCCCCCATGGGGGCTCCGCTTCGGCCGTGAACTCAACGCCACCGACGACCGCCATCGCCTTGCGCCCGACGGACAGGGCGAGCTCATCGTCGTCGATGGCAAGCACCTGCGTGCGTTCGGCGTGTGTCCGCCGGCCGACGCGCCGCGCGCGACGGCCGCCTCACTGGCGCGGGTGCTGCCCGCCCGACCGTGGGAGCGCTGGCGCGTGGCGTACCGCGATGTCTCGTCACCGACCAACACGCGCTCGCTGATCGCCGCGCTGCTGCCGCCGTGGCACGTCTCGACGCACACGCTTGCGTGCCTGCGCGAGCCGCTGCCGCTTGCACAGCAGCTGTATCTCTGCGGGATGCTGAACAGCCTCGTCGCCGACTGGTTCGTGCGGCGGTACCTCGGCGCGCACGTCACGTCGCGGCTCATCGGTCGGCTTCCGGTGCCGCGGCCGCCCGCGACCCACCCGGACCGTCGAATGGTGGTGCGGCTGGCCGGCCGCCTCGCCCGCAATCCTGCCGACCATGTCGCCGATGTGGAGTTGCAGGCGGTCGCGGTGCGGTTGTACGGACTGTCGCGGGAGGCCGTCGACGCCGTGATTGCCGACTTCCCGCGACTGGCGCCAACCACGGCGAGCCGCATGCGCGACGCGAGCGGATGA
- a CDS encoding sulfite exporter TauE/SafE family protein, producing MTVLGILGVAVLGAIGGLVGSLLGLGGGVFLVPALTLVYGLPFRQAAGIGLMTVIATSSVVSSHKVGDGTVNFRLGIVLEIATTLGGLAGGLTAQALPTRTLRILFGIVALVIAVVMYRQMDKRNALPEGDTDTGWLGGQFYNPQREALVSYRVKRLPVALFVSFIAGNVSGLLGIGGGILKVPALTAWCGVPLRVAATTSSLMIGVTAAASAPLYYAAGDIPAPYAAASVLGVMVGSRAGLVIAERARARGLKLLLVFVLVLVALVMLVRA from the coding sequence GTGACCGTGCTCGGGATCCTCGGCGTCGCGGTGCTCGGTGCGATCGGCGGGCTCGTCGGCTCGCTGCTCGGCCTCGGCGGCGGTGTCTTCCTCGTGCCGGCCCTGACGCTGGTCTACGGCCTGCCCTTTCGACAGGCGGCCGGCATCGGCCTGATGACGGTGATTGCCACCTCCAGCGTCGTCTCCTCGCACAAGGTCGGCGACGGCACGGTCAACTTCCGCCTGGGGATCGTGCTCGAGATCGCGACGACGCTGGGCGGGCTGGCGGGTGGGCTGACGGCGCAGGCGCTGCCGACGCGCACGCTGCGCATCCTGTTCGGCATCGTGGCGCTGGTGATTGCCGTCGTGATGTACCGCCAGATGGACAAGCGGAACGCCCTGCCCGAGGGCGACACCGACACCGGCTGGCTCGGCGGGCAGTTCTACAACCCGCAACGCGAGGCGCTGGTGAGCTACCGCGTGAAGCGCCTGCCGGTCGCCCTGTTCGTGTCGTTCATCGCCGGCAACGTGTCGGGCCTGCTCGGCATCGGCGGCGGCATCCTCAAGGTCCCGGCCCTCACCGCGTGGTGCGGCGTGCCGTTGCGGGTCGCCGCCACCACGAGCTCGCTGATGATCGGCGTGACGGCGGCGGCGTCGGCGCCGCTGTACTACGCGGCCGGCGACATCCCGGCGCCGTACGCGGCGGCCTCGGTCCTCGGCGTGATGGTCGGCAGCCGGGCCGGCCTGGTCATCGCCGAGCGCGCGCGGGCCCGCGGCCTCAAGTTGCTGCTGGTGTTCGTGCTGGTGCTGGTGGCGCTGGTGATGCTGGTGCGCGCATGA
- a CDS encoding NAD(P)/FAD-dependent oxidoreductase — MRSLYARLHDRFSPDRRDGLTRRQMLLTSLSAGAGLLLSSRGFAQGASRGRVIVVGAGFSGLAAAYELASAGVDVQVVEARGRIGGRVLSFRDFVPGKVVEGGAELIGTNHVLWQAYAQQFGLAMAPLQEADTALPVVIDGTSLTAAQAKALFDEMDAAFATMNGDARKVDADRPWLADDAVALDLKTVADWIEGLSCSDLCRRAIDAMLTADNGVRTEWQSYLGHLAMVKGGGVEAFWTDSETHRCAQGNQSLADKLADRIGRARITLKMPATHVTRTSAGVTVRLADGRALEGDHVVVAVPPGTWNRIAFDPALPAHIHPQVGANIKFLMRLKGPFWKRAGLSPNLLSTGPVQMTWEQTEGQPGAGIGMNAFSGGPAAEECRSWPAEERTRRYMQALSPIYRGLPASIVATRFMDWPGDAWSKGAYSFPAPGQVMRVGATLWDGLDGRLHFAGEHCAYAFTGYMEGALHSGVHAARRIAADLGVAAQVA; from the coding sequence ATGCGATCCCTGTACGCGCGGCTGCACGACCGCTTCTCACCGGACCGACGCGACGGGCTCACCCGCCGCCAGATGCTCCTGACCTCGCTCTCGGCTGGCGCCGGCCTGCTCCTGAGCAGTCGCGGCTTCGCGCAGGGCGCCTCGCGCGGCCGCGTCATCGTCGTCGGCGCGGGCTTCTCCGGCCTCGCGGCGGCGTACGAACTCGCCAGCGCGGGCGTGGACGTGCAGGTCGTCGAGGCGCGCGGACGCATCGGCGGCCGAGTGCTGTCGTTCCGTGACTTCGTGCCCGGCAAGGTGGTGGAAGGCGGCGCCGAGCTGATTGGCACCAATCACGTGCTGTGGCAGGCCTACGCGCAGCAGTTCGGACTCGCGATGGCGCCCCTGCAGGAGGCCGACACCGCGCTGCCGGTCGTCATCGACGGCACGTCGCTCACCGCCGCGCAGGCCAAGGCGCTGTTCGACGAGATGGACGCCGCCTTCGCCACCATGAACGGCGACGCGCGGAAGGTGGACGCCGACCGCCCCTGGTTGGCCGACGACGCGGTGGCGCTCGACCTGAAGACGGTGGCCGACTGGATCGAGGGCCTGTCCTGCTCCGACCTGTGTCGGCGGGCCATCGACGCCATGCTCACGGCCGACAACGGCGTGCGCACGGAGTGGCAGAGCTATCTCGGGCACCTCGCGATGGTGAAGGGCGGCGGCGTCGAGGCGTTCTGGACCGACTCGGAGACCCATCGCTGCGCGCAGGGCAACCAGTCACTCGCCGACAAGCTCGCCGACCGCATCGGTCGCGCCCGCATCACGCTGAAGATGCCCGCCACCCACGTCACACGCACGTCGGCGGGCGTCACGGTGCGGCTCGCCGATGGCCGGGCCCTCGAGGGCGATCACGTGGTGGTGGCGGTGCCGCCCGGCACCTGGAACCGGATCGCCTTCGACCCGGCGCTGCCCGCGCACATCCACCCGCAGGTCGGCGCGAACATCAAGTTCCTGATGCGGCTGAAGGGGCCGTTCTGGAAGCGGGCCGGGCTCTCCCCCAACCTGCTGTCCACCGGTCCCGTGCAGATGACGTGGGAACAGACCGAGGGGCAGCCCGGCGCCGGCATCGGCATGAACGCGTTCTCGGGAGGTCCTGCCGCGGAGGAGTGCCGGTCGTGGCCGGCCGAGGAGCGCACGCGGCGCTACATGCAGGCGCTCTCGCCGATCTATCGGGGCCTGCCGGCCTCGATCGTGGCGACACGCTTCATGGACTGGCCGGGCGACGCCTGGTCGAAGGGCGCGTACTCGTTCCCGGCCCCCGGGCAGGTGATGCGCGTCGGGGCGACGCTGTGGGATGGCCTCGACGGGCGGCTGCACTTCGCCGGCGAGCACTGCGCGTACGCGTTCACCGGCTACATGGAGGGCGCGCTGCACTCGGGCGTGCACGCCGCACGACGAATCGCCGCGGACCTGGGCGTGGCTGCGCAGGTGGCCTGA
- a CDS encoding ketopantoate reductase family protein produces MSAVVRFGVVGAGAVGGYYAARLAQAGFDVSLVARGAHLDAIRARGLWVWSPLGDLVVRPRASADPRDLGPVDVVLYAVKTYDDDTALPLLPPLIGEHTLVVTLQNGVSSAERVAAVVGRGRVLAGPTYIATALRVPGLIEQTGTHRRIVFGEVEAPGPEPSARVLALAELLRLGDIQAEPVADARVPLWEKFIYLAPFAAVTGAARQPAGVVWSTPALRRTLESAFSETEAVARAEGIAVAPDIRDRIHGYMDALPPSTRSSLLIDLQAGKRIELDALAADVVRRGERVGVPTPVMATLAATLTPYAGGTR; encoded by the coding sequence GTGTCTGCGGTCGTGCGATTCGGGGTGGTTGGCGCCGGGGCGGTCGGCGGGTACTACGCGGCGCGGCTCGCGCAGGCGGGTTTCGACGTGTCGCTGGTGGCGCGAGGGGCGCACCTCGATGCCATTCGGGCGCGTGGCCTGTGGGTCTGGAGCCCGCTCGGAGATCTCGTGGTCAGGCCGCGCGCCAGCGCGGATCCGCGCGACCTCGGGCCGGTCGACGTCGTGCTGTACGCGGTGAAGACGTACGACGACGACACGGCGTTGCCGCTCCTGCCGCCGCTGATCGGCGAGCACACGCTGGTGGTGACGCTGCAGAACGGCGTGTCGAGCGCCGAGCGCGTGGCGGCGGTGGTCGGTCGGGGGCGCGTGCTCGCCGGGCCGACCTACATCGCGACGGCGCTGCGGGTGCCCGGCCTGATCGAGCAGACCGGCACGCACCGGCGCATCGTGTTCGGCGAAGTGGAGGCGCCTGGCCCCGAGCCCTCGGCGCGCGTCCTGGCGCTGGCCGAACTCCTCAGACTCGGCGACATCCAGGCCGAGCCGGTCGCCGACGCGCGCGTGCCGCTCTGGGAGAAGTTCATCTACCTCGCGCCGTTCGCCGCCGTGACGGGCGCGGCCAGGCAGCCGGCCGGCGTCGTGTGGTCCACGCCGGCGCTGCGTCGCACCCTCGAATCGGCCTTCTCGGAGACCGAGGCGGTGGCCCGCGCCGAGGGCATCGCCGTCGCGCCGGACATCCGCGACCGCATCCATGGCTACATGGACGCCCTGCCGCCGAGCACGCGCTCCTCGTTGCTCATCGACCTGCAGGCTGGCAAGCGCATCGAGCTCGATGCCCTGGCCGCCGACGTCGTCCGCAGGGGCGAACGCGTGGGAGTGCCGACGCCGGTGATGGCGACGCTGGCGGCCACCCTCACGCCGTACGCCGGCGGCACCCGGTGA
- a CDS encoding DUF1634 domain-containing protein translates to MTTFERVLGRTLGLGVMLATTLLAAGLAWTLLAPGHRAELVLDAGLIVLMATPMARVLLSCAEYVRQRDWFFAVSAGAVLAVLAATIWQAMRH, encoded by the coding sequence ATGACGACCTTCGAACGCGTCCTCGGTCGCACGCTCGGCCTCGGCGTGATGCTGGCCACCACCCTGCTGGCCGCCGGGCTCGCGTGGACCCTGCTGGCACCTGGCCATCGTGCCGAGCTCGTGCTCGACGCCGGCCTGATCGTGCTCATGGCGACGCCGATGGCGCGCGTGCTGCTCTCGTGCGCCGAGTACGTGCGCCAGCGCGACTGGTTCTTCGCCGTCAGCGCCGGCGCCGTGCTCGCCGTGCTCGCGGCCACCATCTGGCAGGCGATGCGGCACTGA
- a CDS encoding carbohydrate kinase family protein, with protein MPTSASDARWDVVGLGANSVDFVYRLPAVPQASGTFAKMRISRETISCGGQMTTALVACARFGLRAKYIGATGTDDNGRRIRAELAHHSVDCTDAIIKDARNQYAVIMVDEVSGERIILWDRDEMLHLRDHEIPERAIVSARLLHVDDVDQEAAIVAATIARDAGLVVTSDIDRLTPRTIDLVKAVTVPIFAEHVPAGLTGAKDLESALRQLRESHDGLLCATIGAEGAVALDGTRFIHSPGFKVHAVDTTGAGDVFRAGFIYGTLQGWRTEHVLRFANAAAGLSCTRPGAIGGVPALDEIEALLETAPA; from the coding sequence GTGCCTACGTCTGCGTCAGACGCCCGCTGGGATGTGGTCGGCCTCGGGGCCAACTCCGTCGATTTCGTCTACCGCCTCCCGGCCGTGCCGCAGGCGAGCGGCACGTTCGCCAAGATGCGGATCAGCCGCGAGACCATCAGTTGCGGCGGCCAGATGACCACCGCCCTGGTCGCGTGCGCCCGCTTCGGCCTCCGCGCCAAGTACATCGGGGCGACCGGCACCGACGACAACGGCCGGCGCATCCGCGCCGAACTGGCCCACCACAGCGTCGACTGCACCGACGCGATCATCAAGGACGCGCGCAACCAGTACGCCGTGATCATGGTCGACGAGGTCTCGGGGGAGCGCATCATCCTCTGGGACCGCGACGAGATGCTGCACCTGCGCGACCACGAGATCCCCGAGCGCGCCATCGTGTCGGCGCGCCTGTTGCACGTCGACGACGTCGATCAGGAGGCGGCGATCGTCGCGGCGACCATCGCGCGCGACGCCGGGCTCGTGGTGACCAGCGACATCGACCGCCTGACGCCGCGGACCATCGACCTGGTGAAGGCGGTGACCGTGCCGATCTTCGCCGAGCACGTGCCGGCCGGGCTGACCGGGGCGAAGGACCTCGAGTCGGCGCTGCGGCAACTGCGCGAGTCGCACGACGGGCTGCTCTGCGCCACCATCGGCGCCGAGGGCGCGGTGGCGCTCGACGGCACGCGCTTCATCCACTCGCCGGGCTTCAAGGTCCACGCGGTGGACACGACGGGCGCCGGCGACGTGTTCCGCGCCGGCTTCATCTACGGCACGCTTCAGGGCTGGCGCACCGAGCACGTCCTGCGCTTTGCCAATGCCGCCGCGGGCCTCAGCTGCACGCGGCCGGGCGCGATCGGCGGCGTGCCGGCGCTCGACGAGATCGAGGCCCTGCTGGAAACGGCCCCCGCGTAG
- a CDS encoding DEAD/DEAH box helicase, with translation MLHTRVWCRAREWDVVDRRQEGDVTFWRLRHDQDPPRLLASPPDVVRPLQDSAARVSMRAWVRALLACLRAWMPPWWPSALLRLSIDHLAWQAVPAMLVLSGGHRRLLLADPVGMGKTVQAALLLREVHDRDPNACSLIVAPAALVGQWLTELRQRAGLEATVLDAVRLRAEAILPQRLVDEARRGTCWIASIDLLRQPDVSPLFASTAWTILVVDEAHAAAPATARLDAIRRVASSSARILLLTATPAASGPAGLEALRAIGARAGEPPMTVVRREAARSGPARRTCVCHVRLERPHAVLCARLDAFAARARVERGTAGLLPALVLRRRAASCPGALARSLERRLMVLGTDATPVARPLLFDDQDELDDEAMRVPAWRDHGTEREELRGLLAQARALRPSGRKLDVVCRLLRRACEPVVVFTAYVDTARVLRDLLHGSRLVLVHGRLPDAIRAQAIEAFTSGDADVLITTDASAEGLNLHARCRWVVHADLPVSPRLLAQRTGRVDRMGQQRRVHEVLLSSHTSEDVEVLARLRAGAIRDSDWMDHRVCVESRRTRLAAACLDRARRAEATAGDGRVRPMACVVPPARWHRLRSRWALPPDTLAVQVSRVTVSGATPLATTHVPVAWSTRRAGTASTITRQSGGVWRAQARSRRLDAWQRDAEANALEVRARATRQDLFGQEGPGSNVPCPEGQAAITARVLGWIAVRRHQGRPG, from the coding sequence ATGCTGCACACACGCGTGTGGTGCCGCGCAAGGGAGTGGGACGTCGTCGACCGACGCCAGGAGGGCGACGTCACGTTCTGGCGGCTCCGCCACGATCAGGATCCGCCGCGGCTGCTCGCCTCGCCACCCGACGTCGTGCGGCCACTGCAGGACTCGGCGGCGCGCGTCTCGATGCGCGCGTGGGTACGGGCGCTGCTCGCGTGCCTGCGCGCATGGATGCCGCCATGGTGGCCGTCGGCGCTGCTGCGCCTGTCGATCGATCACCTGGCGTGGCAGGCCGTGCCGGCGATGCTGGTGCTCTCGGGCGGTCACCGTCGCCTGCTCCTGGCCGATCCCGTCGGCATGGGCAAGACCGTACAGGCCGCGCTGCTGCTTCGCGAGGTGCACGATCGCGACCCCAATGCGTGCTCGCTGATCGTCGCGCCCGCGGCGTTGGTCGGCCAGTGGCTGACCGAACTCCGCCAACGTGCCGGCCTCGAGGCCACGGTCCTCGATGCCGTGCGCCTCCGCGCCGAGGCGATCCTGCCCCAACGCCTGGTCGACGAGGCTCGCCGCGGGACGTGCTGGATTGCCTCCATCGACCTCCTGCGCCAGCCCGACGTCTCGCCTCTGTTCGCAAGCACCGCGTGGACCATCCTGGTGGTCGACGAGGCCCATGCGGCGGCGCCGGCAACCGCCCGGCTCGACGCCATCCGCCGCGTCGCCTCGTCGAGCGCGCGCATCCTGCTGCTCACGGCCACACCGGCGGCATCAGGGCCGGCTGGGCTCGAAGCGCTGCGCGCCATCGGTGCGCGCGCCGGTGAGCCGCCGATGACCGTGGTGCGACGCGAAGCGGCACGCTCCGGCCCGGCGCGCCGCACGTGCGTGTGCCACGTGCGCCTCGAGCGTCCCCACGCGGTGCTGTGCGCCCGCCTCGACGCCTTCGCGGCCCGGGCACGCGTGGAACGCGGCACCGCGGGCCTCCTCCCCGCACTGGTCCTCAGGCGACGGGCCGCCTCGTGCCCCGGGGCGCTCGCGCGATCGCTCGAACGGCGGCTCATGGTGCTCGGCACCGACGCCACGCCCGTCGCTCGACCGCTCCTCTTCGACGATCAGGACGAACTCGACGATGAGGCGATGCGCGTGCCGGCCTGGCGGGACCACGGCACCGAACGGGAGGAACTGCGAGGACTGCTCGCCCAGGCGCGCGCCCTCCGCCCTTCTGGTCGCAAGCTCGACGTCGTCTGCCGACTGCTCCGGAGAGCGTGCGAGCCGGTGGTCGTCTTCACCGCCTACGTGGACACGGCGCGCGTGCTCCGCGACCTGCTGCACGGCAGCCGGCTCGTCCTCGTGCACGGTCGACTGCCCGACGCGATACGCGCGCAGGCCATCGAGGCGTTCACGTCGGGCGACGCCGACGTGCTGATCACCACCGACGCGAGCGCCGAAGGCCTGAACCTTCACGCCCGCTGCCGGTGGGTGGTGCACGCCGACCTGCCCGTCTCGCCGCGCCTGCTCGCGCAGCGCACCGGACGGGTCGATCGCATGGGACAGCAACGGCGGGTCCACGAGGTGCTCCTGTCGAGCCACACATCCGAGGACGTCGAGGTACTGGCGCGCCTGAGGGCCGGCGCGATCCGCGACTCGGACTGGATGGATCACCGCGTGTGCGTGGAGTCGCGGCGCACGCGACTCGCGGCCGCATGCCTCGACCGCGCGCGTCGCGCCGAGGCGACGGCCGGCGATGGTCGGGTCCGCCCCATGGCGTGCGTCGTGCCGCCGGCCCGGTGGCACCGCCTGCGTTCACGGTGGGCCCTGCCACCGGACACCCTGGCCGTGCAGGTGTCGCGTGTCACGGTGTCCGGGGCGACGCCGCTCGCCACCACGCACGTACCCGTGGCGTGGTCGACGAGGCGCGCAGGCACCGCGTCGACAATCACCCGGCAGTCGGGCGGCGTCTGGCGCGCGCAGGCCCGGTCGCGTCGCCTCGACGCGTGGCAGCGCGACGCAGAGGCGAACGCGCTCGAGGTTCGGGCTCGTGCGACGCGGCAGGACCTGTTCGGCCAGGAAGGTCCAGGTTCGAACGTGCCGTGCCCCGAGGGTCAGGCCGCAATCACGGCGCGCGTCCTGGGCTGGATCGCCGTGCGTCGACACCAGGGCAGGCCGGGATGA